One genomic segment of Alosa sapidissima isolate fAloSap1 chromosome 13, fAloSap1.pri, whole genome shotgun sequence includes these proteins:
- the selplg gene encoding P-selectin glycoprotein ligand 1, producing the protein MVTMTWLSHSFTVVLSIMFLLVLMTPVLTTAHFPEHMKKEAPRNRRSISPSDVSVTASATNSSSASGSSGPLKNASATTQAPGTSTKPSVTQTSSHTQEHLANTEPASNTSDIADTTQPKTRTATVGPRAFGGNKTTSDSSIKPTSTPTKNVSSGVASHTDHSRNTSDSTTTSDRPHSSHKSQPIPTTPLVHTNASTTLSNDSVSTVSGASGDSTKMMTTERVLTTTTNVSNTSAIVVHPRPHPKVTTTATATTKMTSKSKQPPSTPRKSDCPLQTAVPGQKHQGLVNNCLIAIASLAGLATFFMVCSIVLCTKLSAAKHRYRCRLRSSGGEGTEMVCISALLPDGDGPVVRPKTPKSNGALIPVTDMDGDSDCGDNLTLNSFLPDA; encoded by the coding sequence ATGGTCACCATGACATGGTTATCTCACTCATTTACGGTTGTGCTGTCGATCATGTTCCTGTTGGTTTTGATGACTCCTGTGCTCACCACGGCCCACTTTCCCGAGCACATGAAAAAGGAAGCTCCAAGAAATCGACGCTCGATCTCGCCTTCTGACGTGAGCGTAACTGCCAGTGCTACAAACAGCAGCTCAGCTTCTGGATCCTCTGGTCCTTTAAAGAACGCCTCTGCCACCACACAGGCTCCTGGGACCTCTACAAAGCCCTCTGTGACACAAACCTCAAGTCACACTCAAGAACACCTAGCCAACACAGAGCCAGCTTCTAACACAAGCGATATTGCGGACACCACCCAGCCAAAGACACGTACGGCTACTGTGGGTCCCCGGGCTTTTGGAGGCAATAAGACAACATCCGATTCTTCTATCAAACCAACTTCCACCCCTACAAAGAATGTTTCATCTGGAGTGGCATCTCATACCGATCACTCAAGAAACACTTCAGACTCCACCACAACTTCAGACAGGCCTCACTCATCCCACAAGTCTCAACCCATACCCACAACTCCCTTGGTCCATACTAATGCATCTACAACATTATCTAATGATTCAGTGTCCACTGTCTCTGGGGCATCTGGTGACTCTACGAAGATGATGACAACCGAGCGTGTgctgaccaccaccaccaacgtGTCCAACACTTCAGCCATCGTCGTCCATCCGAGGCCACATCCAAAAGTCACAACCACTGCAACAGCGACAACGAAGATGACATCCAAATCGAAACAACCACCTTCGACCCCAAGGAAGAGCGACTGTCCACTGCAAACGGCGGTCCCGGGACAGAAGCATCAGGGCCTGGTGAACAACTGCCTGATCGCCATAGCCTCCCTGGCAGGCCTGGCCACCTTCTTCATGGTGTGCTCCATTGTCCTCTGCACCAAGCTCTCCGCCGCCAAGCACCGGTACCGGTGCCGGCTAAGGTCATCTGGCGGGGAGGGCACGGAGATGGTGTGCATCTCCGCCCTGCTGCCGGACGGTGATGGCCCGGTGGTGAGGCCCAAGACCCCGAAGAGCAACGGCGCCCTCATCCCTGTCACAGACATGGATGGGGACAGCGATTGCGGGGACAACCTCACCCTCAACAGCTTCCTGCCAGATGCATGA
- the LOC121680519 gene encoding WSC domain-containing protein 2-like yields the protein MLSNWGWKYVLFYDAVYIGCYTGSSSEQVLQDTCFLDDGEMTVIQCQSSCAERGYQYAGHGFGRGCYCGHAIQKPNTIQSNCYCWEDPASACTETNRLTIYHLELSQDSPYNYKNTIFKGCYKTPDNSTKAFPLIALMPAMTVGKCVDFCTEKKLSLAVLAGQQCLCGFSTVHFPLHAQENMKRCLYHCPGQSHENCGTQMYNVVYQTEVQDNRCTDRSFLFAQPKQLMALASFPGSGNTWARHLIELATGFYTGSYYFDRSLYEKGFKGEKDNWKSGRTICIKTHEKGKQEIEAFDSGILLIRNPYRTLMAEFNRKYGGHIGFAPMLLWKGETWAKFVEVYADLWASHTLAWLNYSEQLYVVYYEELKRDMFIHLRGLVLFLGLPLSVDRLLCTESQKSGTFKRSGLLKLEYDPFTADMRTSIDYLVKRVDLALRAKNLTGVPDEYHLR from the exons ATGCTGTCCAACTGGGGATGGAAATATGTTCTTTTCTATGATG CTGTGTACATAGGTTGCTATACAGGGAGTTCATCAGAGCAAGTCCTACAGGATACATGTTTTTTGGATGATGGCGAGATGACTGTCATCCAATGCCAATCCAGCTGTGCTGAGAG GGGCTATCAGTATGCTGGGCATGGCTTTGGTAGGGGGTGCTACTGTGGCCATGCCATCCAGAAACCAAACACTATACAAAGTAACTGCTACTGTTGGGAAGATCCAGCTAGTGCCTGTACAGAAACTAACAGACTGACAATCTACCATTTGGAACTTAGTCAAGATTCACCTTACAACT ATAAAAACACAATTTTCAAAGGCTGCTATAAGACACCAGACAATTCAACCAAGGCATTTCCACTCATAGCCTTGATGCCTGCAATGACTGTAGGAAAATGTGTAGACTTCTGCACTGAAAAG AAACTTTCCCTGGCAGTTCTGGCAGGCCAGCAGTGCCTCTGTGGGTTTTCCACCGTACATTTCCCCCTACATGCTCAGGAGAACATGAAAAGGTGCCTGTATCACTGTCCTGGACAGTCACATGAAAACTGTGGAACACAAATGTACAATGTTGTGTATCAGACTGAGGTGCAAG ACAATCGCTGTACGGACAGAAGTTTCCTCTTTGCTCAACCAAAGCAGCTTATGGCCTTGGCAAGCTTCCCTGGGTCGGGAAACACCTGGGCGCGTCACCTCATCGAACTTGCAACAGGGTTTTACACTGGAAGCTACTATTTTGACAGGTCCCTCTATGAAAAAG GATTTAAAGGGGAAAAGGATAACTGGAAGAGTGGGAGAACTATCTGCATTAAGACCCACGAGAAGGGCAAACAGGAGATTGAGGCATTTGACTCAGGCATCCTCCTGATCCGAAACCCCTACAGAACCCTCATGGCAGAGTTCAACCGCAAATAtggtggccatattggatttgcaCCCATGCTTTTGTGGAAAGGAGAAA CGTGGGCCAAGTTTGTGGAGGTGTATGCAGACTTGTGGGCCTCACACACTTTAGCCTGGCTGAACTACAGCGAGCAACTGTATGTGGTGTATTACGAGGAGTTGAAGAGGGACATGTTTATTCACCTGAGAGGCCTTGTGCTCTTCCTGGGCCTGCCGCTGTCTGTGGACCGTCTGCTTTGTACAGAGAGTCAAAAGAGTGGGACATTCAAGCGCTCGGGCCTGCTCAAGCTGGAGTATGACCCCTTCACAGCAGACATGCGAACCAGCATTGATTACCTTGTCAAAAGAGTGGACCTTGCTCTCAGAGCGAAGAATTTAACCGGGGTGCCGGATGAGTATCACCTCAGGTAA
- the LOC121680742 gene encoding iron-sulfur cluster assembly scaffold protein IscU-like — MANVVKKCVSPLVLLNRRLSTPDLRVQSAYHKKVVDHYENPRNVGSLDKNNKNVGTGLVGAPACGDVMKLQIEVDDKGKIIDARFKTFGCGSAIASSSLATEWVKGKSVDEALKIKNTDIAKELSLPPVKLHCSMLAEDAIKAALADYRLKQSDEEKAASASN, encoded by the exons ATGGCGAACGTTGTGAAGAAGTGTGTCTCTCCTTTAGTTCTGCTCAATAGGAGGCTTTCTACTCCAGATCTACGAGTACAGTCTGCTTACCACAAGAAG GTGGTGGACCACTATGAGAACCCTCGTAATGTGGGGTCGCTGGACAAGAATAACAAGAATGTGGGCACAGGACTGGTCGGTGCACCAGCCTGCGGTGATGTGATGAAGCTTCAG ATTGAAGTGGATGATAAGGGGAAGATTATTGATGCTCGCTTCAAGACCTTTGGGTGTGGATCAGCTATTGCCTCCAGTTCCCTAGCAACGGAGTGGGTGAAGGGCAAATCT GTTGATGAAGCTCTGAAGATCAAGAACACTGACATTGCCAAAGAGCTTAGTCTTCCCCCAGTGAAACTTCACTGCTCCA TGCTGGCAGAGGATGCCATCAAAGCCGCTCTTGCGGACTACCGGCTCAAGCAGAGCGACGAGGAGAAGGCTGCCAGTGCCAGCAACTAA
- the tmem119b gene encoding transmembrane protein 119b, with protein sequence MHFSTVLCWVSLTITLYCSCQIEATPLAFNISAEGSGETDEIEMIPTSARGARIPPLAAPTVGAALDKTQVEPFHMGQVVDFLRENLFPILVISSLLVLVLVIISCASILSHKRKVSAYYPCSFPSKMYVDQSDKSGGAKIFSEVPEKEATGGQQGEPARDSARRLQEDILMITKNLRSPSKGVRSDKEAKGGSAPKLDEADKSTKNEDATQVAASSPSGQETNPSQPASVAPQKEEEDGDVNQPPALSPETHTGKLKGLEEEGLPKEGDTSPGPQSSEGPQETDSPATALLAGEKTAF encoded by the coding sequence ATGCACTTCTCCACGGTCCTCTGCTGGGTCAGTTTGACCAtcacattatactgcagctgcCAGATTGAGGCCACCCCTCTGGCCTTCAACATCTCAGCAGAAGGCAGCGGCGAAACCGACGAGATTGAAATGATCCCCACGTCGGCCCGTGGTGCCCGCATCCCACCTCTGGCCGCCCCCACAGTCGGAGCAGCGCTAGACAAGACCCAGGTTGAGCCCTTCCACATGGGCCAGGTGGTTGACTTCCTCCGGGAGAACCTCTTCCCCATCCTGGTCATCTCCTCATTGCTAGTCCTAGTGCTGGTTATCATCAGCTGTGCGTCCATCCTCAGCCACAAGCGCAAGGTGAGCGCCTACTACCCCTGCTCCTTCCCCAGCAAGATGTACGTGGACCAGAGTGACAAGTCCGGCGGCGCCAAGATCTTCAGCGAGGTCCCGGAGAAGGAGGCCACCGGCGGTCAACAGGGGGAGCCGGCGAGGGACTCGGCCAGGCGGCTGCAGGAAGACATCCTGATGATCACCAAGAACCTCCGCAGCCCCTCCAAAGGCGTGCGAAGTGACAAGGAGGCCAAGGGGGGGTCCGCACCAAAGCTGGACGAAGCTGACAAAAGCACCAAAAATGAGGACGCAACCCAAGTAGCTGCCTCAAGCCCATCGGGACAAGAGACCAATCCGAGCCAACCAGCGAGTGTCGCACCtcagaaggaggaagaggacggtGACGTCAATCAGCCCCCAGCTCTTTCACCCGAAACTCACACAGGAAAACTTAAAGGCTTGGAGGAGGAAGGGCTTCCTAAAGAGGGTGACACTTCACCTGGACCGCAAAGCTCCGAGGGCCCACAGGAAACTGACTCTCCAGCCACAGCTCTCCTTGCTGGAGAGAAAACAGCATTCTAA